The following coding sequences lie in one Changpingibacter yushuensis genomic window:
- a CDS encoding ParB/RepB/Spo0J family partition protein, whose product MSARSDVAAGFSISGLLDSTSKTRSRFPVVEIAVDLIADHPSNTVYSMDEAGIRALADSIERDGLTDLPLVRKLPDASWQMISGHRRKAAYELLAERDERFARMPCRVAENIDDAQALVLLHTANYFVRELSITERAAATRALGIEVERKRREDPDLSGRRTEDIKADILAEQTGRRVSGKTIKREEALAKTIEAELSEEWKAAANSGKISAKAVSALAALPRDEQTRIAEGTHLKGLTKRQRTDAIQAAIGITPQPDRKLVHSRKSLASYAASIDRNVSQADLETIGEIARIARALMERTVSDKDGPPGGL is encoded by the coding sequence ATGAGTGCGCGTAGCGACGTGGCGGCGGGATTCTCCATCAGCGGGCTGCTGGACTCCACATCCAAGACGCGCAGCCGCTTCCCCGTCGTCGAGATAGCGGTGGACCTCATCGCAGACCATCCGTCAAACACCGTCTATTCCATGGATGAGGCCGGTATCCGAGCCTTGGCGGACTCCATCGAGCGCGACGGCCTCACTGACCTTCCTCTTGTCAGAAAGCTCCCGGACGCCTCGTGGCAGATGATTTCCGGCCACCGCCGCAAGGCTGCGTACGAATTGCTGGCCGAACGCGATGAGAGGTTCGCCAGGATGCCGTGCCGCGTGGCCGAGAACATCGACGACGCGCAGGCGCTCGTGCTGCTGCACACCGCCAACTACTTCGTGCGCGAACTCTCCATCACCGAGCGTGCGGCAGCGACCCGCGCCCTCGGCATCGAGGTGGAGCGCAAGCGCCGCGAGGATCCGGATCTTTCAGGCAGGCGCACCGAGGACATCAAGGCCGATATTTTGGCCGAGCAGACCGGAAGGCGCGTTTCGGGCAAGACCATCAAGCGTGAGGAGGCTTTGGCGAAGACGATTGAGGCCGAGCTCTCCGAAGAGTGGAAGGCGGCGGCCAACTCCGGCAAGATCTCCGCCAAGGCGGTTTCCGCCCTGGCCGCCCTGCCCCGCGACGAGCAGACGCGAATCGCTGAGGGAACGCATCTCAAGGGCCTCACCAAGCGGCAGCGGACGGATGCCATCCAGGCCGCCATCGGAATCACCCCGCAGCCTGACCGAAAGCTCGTCCATTCCCGCAAGAGCCTTGCCAGCTATGCTGCCTCGATCGATCGAAACGTCAGTCAGGCGGACCTTGAGACGATCGGCGAGATCGCGAGAATCGCGCGGGCCTTGATGGAACGGACGGTCTCGGACAAGGATGGGCCGCCGGGAGGGCTTTAG
- the pglX gene encoding BREX-1 system adenine-specific DNA-methyltransferase PglX, producing the protein MNDSAIKSYCIWARRELMAEVERRCAIYDISENPMNPADADAVNGLVLTGAEKAQRKELLGTIREEGYEQIVERAAYTWFNRIMAIRFMEVNDLLPSRTRILSANDGSFKPQVLAEALSVDIEGLDRARAAELVQGGDDEATFRCLFLAQCAELADCMPGVFEKVGAAMELLLPDGLLREGGVVNRIVTDILESDWHEGVQIVGWMYQYYVSEKKDDYFVSKRKASAEDIPCATQLFTPEWIVRYLTENSLGRLWMLNNPQSGLASEMDYYLVPEGDAGEFLKIEDPEEITVLDPACGSGHILVYAFDLLAAMYEERGYARRDIPQLVLEKNLTGIEIDPRAAAMASFALTMRACEYDGRFLRRGVRPRITVLEKVEFDEEQRRAVAGAHHKQDKLGKSFLLEKTELLEALFHLDEVGSLLTPTAEDMAALRATAASLEEETSIFGFKAKELISRALAELEPLATKYDIVIANPPYLQKSALEPWASEWVKEQYPEENNDLCTCFIKRGLEFTRRNGYVAEITMQSWMFLSSYEKMRKKIIGSYDLVSMAHLGAHAFDAIGGEVVSTTATVFTNDKAQGKGAYFRLVDGSNEAEKAAELREAIQNPDCGWFYHTDAENFKSIPGWPIAYWLSENEVAAFSNNSKVSKDIDARCGMGTSNNEQFLRLWYEVDWSDIGFGYKAVSETCDKKCRWFPYNKAGNYRKWYGNLQYVVNFYNNGEDIRYATRDASGGRVVGTDYYFKPQISWGDICTGGISFRWYKSGFIFDASANAALPRNVSYQYALAYFNSSLVQRWSNVLNPTIHFKSGNLLALPFVKDESAVINNLTEYCIDIAHVDWDSFEISWDFERHPLLRGVLVSKAFDTWSTECQERFDTLKANEEELNRIFARIYHMEDEVPIEVPDDKVSVRRADLVRDVKSLISYAVGCIIGRYSLDRPGLVLANQGDGLDEYLEQVPDPTFKPDADGIIPLTDIEYFHDDAMGLFVDFLRAAYGDEHLEENLKFIADALGGEGTPRQIIRAYFRNDFFADHCKTYSVPSAGKRPIYWLFDSGKKGGFRALFYMHRYTPDLLARLRTEYVHPQQERYRTQLERINDAMQTADKREQATLRKEHKKISEQLAETNAYEEKVHHLADQMIEIDLDDGVNHNYALFQDALAKIK; encoded by the coding sequence ATGAACGACTCCGCAATCAAATCCTACTGCATCTGGGCACGCAGGGAACTTATGGCCGAGGTGGAGCGCAGATGCGCGATATACGACATCTCCGAGAACCCCATGAACCCTGCGGATGCGGACGCGGTGAACGGGCTTGTTCTCACCGGCGCAGAAAAAGCGCAGCGCAAGGAGCTCCTGGGCACCATTCGAGAAGAGGGATACGAACAGATAGTCGAGCGAGCCGCCTACACGTGGTTCAACCGCATCATGGCCATCAGGTTCATGGAGGTAAACGACCTCCTGCCATCCCGCACCCGGATACTTTCCGCCAACGACGGCTCCTTCAAGCCACAGGTCCTTGCAGAGGCATTATCGGTCGATATCGAGGGGTTGGACCGAGCGCGCGCAGCCGAGCTTGTCCAAGGAGGCGATGACGAAGCGACGTTCCGATGCCTGTTTTTGGCGCAATGCGCCGAGCTCGCCGATTGCATGCCCGGCGTGTTCGAAAAAGTGGGCGCTGCGATGGAGCTGCTGCTCCCTGACGGGTTGCTGCGCGAGGGCGGTGTCGTCAATCGTATCGTGACGGACATCCTCGAAAGCGACTGGCACGAGGGCGTGCAGATCGTAGGCTGGATGTACCAATACTACGTTTCCGAGAAGAAAGATGACTACTTCGTCTCCAAGCGCAAGGCTTCTGCCGAGGATATACCCTGCGCTACGCAGCTGTTCACGCCGGAGTGGATCGTGCGCTATCTAACCGAGAACTCCCTCGGCAGGCTCTGGATGCTCAACAATCCCCAGAGCGGGCTGGCATCCGAGATGGACTACTATCTCGTGCCGGAGGGTGACGCGGGCGAGTTCCTGAAAATCGAGGATCCCGAGGAGATAACGGTCCTCGACCCTGCTTGCGGTTCGGGTCACATCCTGGTGTACGCGTTCGACCTGCTGGCAGCCATGTACGAGGAGCGTGGCTATGCGCGACGCGATATCCCACAGCTGGTGCTGGAGAAGAATCTGACCGGCATCGAGATCGATCCACGCGCCGCTGCTATGGCGAGCTTCGCGTTGACGATGAGGGCATGCGAGTACGATGGCCGGTTCCTACGTCGAGGCGTGAGGCCACGTATCACAGTGCTTGAAAAGGTGGAGTTTGATGAAGAGCAGCGTCGAGCTGTCGCTGGCGCGCACCATAAGCAGGACAAGCTAGGCAAATCATTTTTGCTCGAAAAGACCGAGTTGCTGGAAGCGCTTTTCCACCTCGATGAGGTTGGGAGTCTGCTGACACCAACAGCAGAGGACATGGCCGCCTTACGTGCCACCGCCGCTAGCTTGGAGGAAGAGACCAGCATTTTCGGTTTCAAGGCAAAGGAGCTGATCAGTAGAGCCCTCGCCGAGCTCGAACCTTTAGCGACGAAATACGACATTGTAATTGCTAATCCGCCATATCTACAAAAGAGCGCACTGGAACCATGGGCGTCGGAATGGGTTAAGGAGCAATACCCTGAAGAAAACAACGACCTGTGTACTTGCTTCATCAAACGTGGACTTGAGTTCACTCGGCGCAACGGCTATGTAGCAGAGATAACCATGCAATCGTGGATGTTTTTGAGCTCCTACGAGAAAATGCGTAAGAAGATTATCGGAAGTTATGACCTTGTTTCGATGGCCCACCTGGGAGCACATGCGTTTGATGCCATCGGTGGTGAGGTCGTTTCCACGACGGCAACGGTGTTTACCAATGACAAGGCACAGGGTAAAGGTGCATATTTCAGACTCGTTGACGGTTCCAATGAAGCAGAGAAAGCCGCTGAGTTGCGCGAAGCCATCCAGAACCCCGATTGTGGTTGGTTTTACCATACTGATGCTGAAAACTTCAAGTCCATCCCTGGCTGGCCAATTGCGTATTGGTTATCCGAAAATGAAGTCGCTGCTTTTTCTAACAACAGTAAGGTTTCTAAAGATATAGATGCTCGTTGTGGAATGGGCACATCAAATAATGAGCAGTTTTTGAGATTATGGTATGAAGTTGACTGGTCAGACATCGGGTTTGGATACAAAGCAGTTAGTGAAACGTGCGACAAGAAATGTCGTTGGTTCCCCTACAACAAGGCAGGTAATTATAGGAAATGGTACGGTAATCTTCAATATGTCGTGAATTTCTACAATAATGGGGAAGATATTAGATACGCAACTCGTGATGCTAGTGGTGGGCGCGTTGTAGGAACGGATTATTATTTTAAGCCTCAGATTTCATGGGGAGATATTTGTACCGGGGGGATTTCTTTCCGGTGGTATAAGAGCGGATTTATTTTTGACGCATCTGCAAATGCAGCTCTGCCGAGAAACGTTAGTTATCAATATGCGTTAGCATATTTTAATTCTTCGCTTGTTCAAAGATGGAGCAATGTATTAAATCCCACTATCCATTTTAAAAGCGGAAACCTTCTTGCCTTGCCATTTGTTAAAGATGAATCAGCGGTGATTAATAATCTAACTGAGTATTGCATCGATATTGCCCATGTCGATTGGGATTCATTCGAAATCTCATGGGATTTCGAGCGACATCCGCTTTTGCGCGGAGTACTCGTTTCCAAGGCTTTCGACACTTGGTCAACCGAATGCCAAGAGCGCTTCGATACGCTCAAGGCTAACGAGGAGGAGCTCAATCGCATTTTCGCACGCATCTACCACATGGAGGACGAGGTCCCCATCGAGGTCCCCGATGACAAGGTATCCGTACGTCGCGCTGACCTTGTCCGCGACGTGAAATCACTCATCAGCTACGCAGTCGGCTGCATCATTGGGCGCTACTCGCTCGACAGGCCGGGGCTCGTGCTTGCAAACCAAGGCGATGGGCTGGACGAGTATTTGGAACAGGTACCGGATCCCACATTCAAACCCGATGCAGACGGGATCATCCCCCTCACGGACATCGAGTACTTCCATGATGATGCCATGGGGTTGTTCGTCGACTTCCTGCGTGCTGCCTATGGCGATGAGCATCTGGAAGAAAACCTGAAATTCATTGCAGACGCGCTTGGTGGCGAAGGGACGCCGCGTCAGATTATTCGCGCGTATTTTCGCAATGATTTCTTTGCGGATCACTGCAAGACCTATAGCGTACCGAGCGCGGGGAAAAGGCCCATCTACTGGCTTTTCGATTCCGGTAAGAAGGGCGGATTCCGGGCATTGTTCTACATGCATCGATACACTCCCGATCTGTTGGCTCGCCTTCGTACGGAGTACGTGCATCCACAACAGGAGCGCTATCGCACTCAGCTGGAACGCATTAATGACGCAATGCAGACAGCGGACAAACGTGAACAAGCAACGCTGCGTAAAGAGCACAAGAAGATATCGGAGCAACTTGCAGAAACCAACGCATACGAGGAGAAGGTTCACCACCTGGCCGACCAGATGATTGAAATCGACCTCGACGACGGTGTGAATCACAACTACGCCCTGTTCCAAGACGCCTTGGCCAAGATAAAGTAA
- a CDS encoding DUF1788 domain-containing protein → MPATYIDKPSDKAVAEFEARCEACKARLRQADFLHNRGLGNEVGIYTFCYDPRLKNKARRFFDKLKADPSLPCNIREKNLYDILLAICDEKRIAAAIPKMEAKKGQAQMLRQLSTVASPEAFARKIADKPNQPGDVLLITGIGEVYPFMRAHNILDNIQYLFEEIPVIVAYPGRFNGQALSLFGRLSDGNYYRAFDLI, encoded by the coding sequence ATGCCTGCAACCTATATCGACAAGCCGAGCGACAAGGCTGTCGCCGAGTTCGAGGCCCGCTGCGAAGCATGTAAGGCACGCCTGCGTCAGGCGGACTTCCTGCACAACCGCGGGCTCGGCAACGAGGTCGGCATATACACCTTCTGCTATGACCCCAGGCTCAAGAACAAAGCCCGACGCTTCTTCGACAAGCTCAAGGCGGATCCATCGCTGCCATGCAACATCCGCGAGAAGAACCTCTACGACATCCTGCTTGCGATCTGCGACGAGAAGCGCATCGCGGCCGCCATTCCGAAGATGGAGGCGAAGAAGGGCCAGGCGCAGATGCTCAGGCAGCTATCTACTGTTGCAAGTCCAGAGGCTTTCGCGAGAAAGATTGCCGATAAGCCCAACCAACCCGGCGATGTGCTCCTTATCACCGGCATCGGCGAGGTGTACCCGTTCATGAGAGCGCACAACATCCTCGACAATATCCAGTACCTGTTCGAGGAGATTCCCGTGATAGTCGCCTACCCGGGACGGTTCAACGGACAGGCGTTGTCGCTCTTCGGACGGCTGAGCGACGGCAACTACTACCGGGCATTCGACCTGATCTAG
- a CDS encoding DUF1819 family protein: MAKNKKLSGGVMTREQWLLKETRIVARMRLDGASEKEVIEKAQTENLFQYPTERMLRNIAGVCNKRIDALADERLTRIISDGMPGVAAQVNLYAMMSAYPLMRHFMTTEIARHYAELDYSFTRTDMNAYFTELMAEYENFATIADSTVTKLKSVLRRCLLEADVLTKDGHLQQVLLDPDFEDILREREDFAALASFGIREAL, from the coding sequence ATGGCGAAGAATAAAAAGCTGTCCGGCGGAGTCATGACCCGTGAACAATGGCTCCTCAAGGAAACGAGAATAGTGGCTCGTATGCGTCTAGACGGCGCAAGCGAAAAGGAAGTCATCGAGAAGGCTCAAACGGAGAATCTATTCCAATACCCGACCGAGCGCATGCTTCGCAACATTGCCGGAGTTTGCAACAAGCGCATTGACGCACTGGCCGATGAACGTCTCACGCGAATCATCTCCGACGGCATGCCTGGGGTGGCTGCACAGGTGAACCTCTATGCGATGATGTCGGCATACCCGCTGATGCGACACTTCATGACCACCGAGATCGCGCGTCATTACGCAGAGTTAGATTACAGCTTCACGCGTACGGACATGAATGCTTACTTCACGGAGCTAATGGCGGAGTACGAGAACTTCGCGACCATTGCGGACTCTACCGTGACGAAGCTCAAGTCGGTGCTGCGCAGATGCCTGCTTGAGGCCGACGTCCTCACCAAGGACGGGCATCTGCAGCAAGTACTTCTTGATCCTGATTTCGAGGACATCCTGCGCGAGCGCGAGGACTTCGCTGCCCTTGCTTCATTCGGAATAAGGGAGGCTCTTTAA
- a CDS encoding ParA family protein, with protein sequence MRTLAISNYKGDVGKTTTAVNLATIYAGQGRRVLLIDLDPQASATDFFGLYGRAEEERRTSVELLYGNTTVTDVAYGTDVDGLSVVPSVIDLIDQNELLLREQRLKFALDDAADDFDICIIDCSPVMKRLAFNAYLATSGDGMIVIPVKLDGSVMRGTALTANATRAIADALRMPTPKYRILRTCVPGRQTRSEAIGTDVLDSFFPDEQFRTVIHASTKVCEGSWQWRPVVAFEPKSRPAREYLALAEEIDHECA encoded by the coding sequence ATGCGGACTCTCGCGATAAGCAACTACAAGGGAGACGTGGGCAAGACCACGACCGCCGTGAACCTGGCGACCATCTACGCCGGGCAGGGGCGGCGGGTGCTGCTCATCGATCTCGATCCGCAGGCATCCGCCACCGACTTCTTCGGGTTGTACGGGCGCGCCGAGGAAGAGAGGAGGACTTCGGTCGAGCTGCTCTACGGAAACACCACCGTGACAGATGTGGCCTATGGCACCGATGTCGACGGACTTTCCGTGGTGCCCTCGGTCATCGACCTCATCGACCAGAACGAGCTGCTGCTGCGCGAGCAGCGCCTGAAGTTCGCGCTCGACGACGCGGCAGACGACTTCGACATCTGCATCATCGACTGCAGCCCCGTGATGAAGCGCCTGGCCTTCAACGCCTATCTCGCGACATCGGGCGACGGCATGATCGTCATCCCCGTGAAACTGGACGGCTCCGTCATGCGCGGCACTGCACTCACGGCGAACGCCACGCGCGCCATCGCCGATGCACTGCGTATGCCCACGCCCAAGTACCGCATCCTGCGCACCTGCGTGCCGGGGCGGCAGACCCGAAGCGAGGCGATCGGGACCGACGTGCTCGACAGCTTCTTCCCGGATGAGCAGTTCCGCACCGTCATACATGCGTCCACGAAGGTGTGCGAGGGGTCGTGGCAGTGGAGGCCCGTTGTGGCGTTCGAGCCGAAGAGCCGTCCCGCCCGGGAATATCTGGCGCTCGCGGAGGAGATCGACCATGAGTGCGCGTAG
- a CDS encoding helix-turn-helix domain-containing protein, protein MTEATMEMRDETMGLEPLFTIRDLAGYLQVSTTTVYRLIKDGALTGTRIGQSLRFTRKNIEDLLELCVFGEDR, encoded by the coding sequence ATGACCGAAGCGACAATGGAAATGCGCGACGAGACGATGGGGCTCGAACCGCTCTTCACGATCAGGGATCTTGCCGGTTATCTGCAGGTGAGTACGACGACGGTCTACCGTCTCATCAAGGACGGCGCGCTCACCGGGACGCGAATCGGGCAGAGCCTGCGCTTCACCCGCAAGAACATCGAGGACCTGCTCGAACTCTGCGTCTTCGGCGAGGACCGCTGA
- the brxC gene encoding BREX system P-loop protein BrxC gives MHIQNMFEHDINRNINGVVKVGDIDENLVEQELKEYVVAKELQGHFSTFFRNYERSLDEPTSKTGVWISGFFGSGKSHFLKMLSYLLSNPEVKGKRAVDYFDGKIDDEMVYARMRRAASVPTETILFNVDSKGGKWKEGESAKTALMRSFQRVFYENQGFYGEDLKLARLEAFIDSKDKTREFREAFEDISGLDWLGNRDSWSFYEDDMVETLMRALGMSRDAAQHWFDGTETDVVSSDTFSRQVKAYIDKKKAELGSFRLVFLADEIGQFIGSDNSLTLDMQTMAEDLGTQCGGDVWVLVTSQQAIDSITDIVGMDFSKIQGRFDTRLSLSSSDVDEIIKERVLAKTDEATALLETEYQKQATVLKNLFSFDDSTSDLFGYAGPRDYVESYPFVGYQFRILPDVFTKTREHGFSGKHMSSGERSMISAFQESAQRVQDEQPGVLVPFWRFYDTIETSLDYGIRQVISRCQDAADDGNGLFEYDVRVIKALYLIRYIGDITPDVNNIANLMIDSVDVDKIALRKQVLESLERLVRENKVARNGDKYNFLTSEEQDVADEISKVEIDASEVTDKIKRILFDGIYTTTKHRVGQNDFPFDRYVDDSVHGKDQGGMKLNVITYAHEWSRLSEPEFAFKSTGQALVGLEEGDYYDLLDMSCRVEKYVRMSTTSQWSPSKQDIVKRKREEARENEKAAKKSLEDAIAHGRLAVDGRSLTVKEQAADKRLDAVLDELVTSTYTKADYIDLPANTDSDLYAMYRGETGAQIDTDGHEPNWRAMNEVMLYLDAQAYSHQATNMGDLQRKYQKAPYGWREIDIAAVMAQLLNRQRIAMSVGGKQLDSGDVHTIMQHLRRDADKAQVKKREAIDATTLASVQRLMKDFADTNQVPGDEDGLVVFAKEHLQNSSDGCQEMLAKWYSHNPYPGKQIVADGRKLIDNLLSDAADPVLFCMSLANKQTGDSLLDLAEDLEKIHGFFATQVRLYDDSRKLIESLATEGIYIEGSDEAQESISQICEILAMDEPYGHIKDLNSLNNTVTKELSAAASVKRDDLLRSIDDAVEQIERYAEDECGEFEGVANYVVSQVKQAAIAKRDSAHRTESCSQLDAQVSQLATWTNQQFAKVDNAIAEARCKKEEKKGSTGSAIPAEPKPRTKVLHRSRVCPTKTMRTAEEVDAYVEGLRNALMDALKDSDAVRLGD, from the coding sequence ATGCATATCCAGAACATGTTCGAGCATGACATCAACAGGAACATCAACGGCGTGGTCAAGGTCGGCGACATCGACGAGAACCTCGTGGAGCAGGAACTCAAAGAATACGTCGTGGCCAAGGAACTGCAAGGACACTTCTCCACATTCTTCCGAAACTACGAGCGATCGCTCGACGAACCTACGAGCAAGACGGGCGTATGGATCAGCGGCTTCTTCGGGTCTGGCAAATCCCACTTCCTCAAGATGCTGAGCTACCTCCTCTCCAACCCGGAAGTGAAGGGCAAGCGCGCGGTCGACTACTTCGATGGCAAGATCGACGACGAGATGGTCTATGCACGCATGAGGCGCGCAGCCTCGGTGCCCACCGAGACGATTCTCTTCAACGTGGACTCTAAAGGCGGCAAGTGGAAGGAAGGCGAGAGTGCCAAAACCGCGCTCATGCGCTCCTTCCAACGCGTCTTCTATGAGAACCAGGGCTTCTACGGCGAGGATCTGAAACTCGCCAGGCTTGAGGCGTTCATCGATTCCAAGGACAAGACACGAGAGTTCCGCGAGGCATTCGAGGACATCAGCGGACTCGACTGGCTCGGGAACCGTGACAGCTGGTCGTTCTACGAAGACGACATGGTCGAGACACTCATGCGGGCACTGGGCATGAGTCGCGACGCCGCCCAGCACTGGTTCGATGGCACTGAGACCGATGTGGTGTCCTCCGACACATTCTCCAGGCAGGTGAAGGCATACATAGACAAGAAGAAGGCAGAGCTCGGAAGCTTCCGTCTCGTGTTCCTGGCAGACGAGATCGGCCAGTTCATCGGCTCTGACAACAGCCTCACGCTGGACATGCAAACGATGGCCGAGGACCTTGGCACCCAATGCGGCGGCGACGTGTGGGTGCTGGTCACAAGCCAGCAGGCCATCGATTCGATCACCGATATCGTCGGTATGGATTTCTCCAAGATCCAGGGTCGCTTCGACACGCGTCTATCGCTGTCCTCGAGCGACGTGGACGAGATCATCAAGGAGCGCGTGCTTGCAAAGACCGACGAGGCTACGGCGCTTCTGGAAACGGAGTACCAGAAGCAGGCGACGGTTCTGAAGAACCTCTTCAGCTTCGACGACTCGACAAGCGACCTGTTCGGCTATGCCGGTCCGCGCGATTACGTGGAGAGCTACCCGTTCGTGGGCTACCAGTTCCGCATCCTGCCCGACGTCTTCACCAAGACGCGCGAGCACGGCTTCTCCGGAAAGCACATGTCAAGCGGCGAGCGTTCGATGATATCGGCGTTCCAGGAGTCAGCACAGCGCGTGCAGGACGAGCAACCCGGCGTGCTCGTACCGTTCTGGCGTTTCTACGACACCATCGAGACATCGCTCGACTACGGCATCCGGCAGGTGATAAGCCGCTGCCAGGATGCCGCCGACGATGGGAACGGGCTCTTCGAGTACGACGTGCGCGTCATCAAGGCGCTCTATCTCATCCGCTACATCGGCGACATCACCCCTGACGTGAACAATATCGCGAACCTCATGATCGATTCGGTCGACGTCGACAAGATCGCCCTGCGCAAGCAGGTCCTGGAATCGCTCGAGCGCCTGGTGCGCGAGAACAAGGTCGCCCGCAACGGCGACAAGTACAACTTCCTCACCAGCGAGGAACAGGATGTCGCAGACGAGATATCCAAAGTCGAGATCGATGCCAGCGAGGTCACCGACAAGATAAAGCGCATCCTCTTCGACGGAATCTACACCACAACCAAGCACCGCGTGGGACAGAACGACTTCCCGTTCGACCGATACGTCGACGACAGCGTGCATGGCAAGGACCAGGGCGGCATGAAGCTGAACGTCATCACCTACGCGCACGAGTGGTCGCGACTTTCCGAGCCGGAGTTCGCGTTCAAGTCCACCGGGCAGGCGCTGGTGGGTCTGGAAGAAGGCGACTACTACGATCTTCTCGACATGTCGTGCCGCGTGGAGAAGTACGTACGCATGAGCACCACCTCGCAATGGTCACCCTCCAAGCAGGACATCGTCAAGCGCAAGCGCGAGGAGGCTCGCGAGAACGAGAAAGCCGCGAAGAAATCCCTCGAGGACGCCATCGCGCACGGCAGGCTCGCGGTCGACGGACGCAGCCTGACCGTGAAGGAACAGGCAGCGGACAAGAGGCTCGACGCCGTACTCGACGAGCTCGTGACGAGCACCTACACCAAGGCAGACTACATCGACCTGCCGGCGAACACCGACTCCGACCTGTATGCGATGTATCGCGGCGAGACGGGCGCCCAGATCGACACGGACGGTCATGAGCCCAACTGGAGGGCGATGAACGAGGTCATGCTCTACCTCGACGCCCAGGCGTACAGCCACCAGGCGACCAACATGGGAGACCTTCAGCGCAAGTACCAGAAAGCGCCCTATGGCTGGCGTGAGATCGACATCGCGGCCGTCATGGCGCAGCTGCTGAACAGACAGCGCATCGCAATGTCCGTCGGCGGGAAGCAGCTCGACAGCGGTGACGTCCACACCATCATGCAGCATCTGCGCAGGGACGCTGACAAGGCGCAGGTCAAGAAGCGTGAGGCCATCGACGCGACCACTCTCGCGTCCGTTCAGCGTCTCATGAAGGACTTCGCCGATACCAACCAAGTCCCCGGAGACGAGGACGGCCTCGTCGTGTTCGCAAAGGAGCACCTCCAAAATTCTTCCGATGGATGCCAGGAGATGCTGGCGAAGTGGTACTCGCACAACCCCTACCCTGGAAAGCAGATCGTAGCCGACGGCCGCAAGCTCATCGACAATCTGCTTTCCGACGCGGCCGATCCTGTTCTGTTCTGCATGTCGCTTGCCAACAAGCAGACTGGCGACAGCCTGCTCGACCTTGCCGAGGATCTTGAGAAGATCCACGGCTTTTTCGCCACGCAGGTGCGGCTCTACGACGACTCAAGGAAACTCATCGAGTCGCTCGCCACCGAGGGTATCTACATCGAAGGCAGCGACGAAGCCCAGGAGTCTATCTCCCAAATCTGCGAAATCCTTGCCATGGACGAACCCTATGGGCACATCAAGGACCTCAACAGCCTCAACAACACCGTCACCAAAGAGCTTTCAGCTGCAGCAAGCGTCAAGCGTGATGACCTGCTTCGTAGCATCGATGACGCCGTTGAGCAGATCGAACGCTATGCAGAAGACGAGTGCGGCGAGTTCGAGGGCGTTGCAAACTATGTGGTCTCGCAGGTCAAGCAGGCTGCCATCGCGAAGCGCGACTCCGCACACCGTACGGAGAGCTGCAGCCAGCTGGATGCGCAGGTGAGCCAGCTCGCGACATGGACCAACCAACAGTTCGCGAAAGTCGACAACGCCATCGCCGAAGCACGGTGCAAGAAGGAAGAGAAAAAAGGCAGTACAGGCAGCGCAATCCCCGCAGAGCCAAAGCCCAGAACGAAGGTGCTTCACCGTAGCAGGGTATGCCCGACGAAAACCATGCGAACCGCAGAAGAGGTTGATGCCTACGTCGAAGGCCTTCGCAATGCCCTGATGGATGCCCTCAAAGATAGCGACGCAGTAAGACTGGGAGACTAG
- a CDS encoding YraN family protein, which yields MSELKQKAIKAAGAFLTRRGYEVLETEWRSEDGGAIDVVARDEDAIVFCDVEARSGIEKGMPGEGGEGARERMEINAARWLSEHGDDPDNVDITIRFDHISMLVVGENRALLRHHINCLGSDLTASSAD from the coding sequence ATGTCAGAACTCAAGCAGAAGGCCATCAAGGCAGCAGGAGCGTTCCTTACCCGCCGCGGCTACGAAGTACTCGAGACCGAGTGGAGATCCGAGGACGGAGGCGCCATAGATGTGGTGGCACGCGACGAGGACGCCATCGTGTTCTGCGACGTGGAGGCGAGAAGCGGCATCGAGAAGGGCATGCCCGGCGAGGGCGGCGAAGGTGCCCGCGAGCGGATGGAGATCAACGCGGCCAGATGGCTCAGCGAGCACGGCGACGATCCCGACAACGTGGACATCACCATTCGTTTCGACCATATCTCGATGCTGGTAGTCGGCGAGAACCGCGCCCTTTTGAGGCACCACATCAACTGCCTCGGGTCCGACCTCACCGCCAGCTCGGCCGACTGA